Within the Thermosynechococcus sichuanensis E542 genome, the region CAATTTCCCGTCCTCCCGTAAAAGGCCCGCGATCGTTAATCCGCACCACCACTGAGCGGCCATTTTGCAGATTGGTTACCCGTACCCGTGTGCCAAAGGGCAGTGTGCGGTGGGCAGCCGTCAGCGCATTTTGATCAAATCGCTCACCATTGGCAGTGCGAGCACCATGGAAGCCGGGACCATACCACGAGGCAAGACCAGTCAACTGCATGCGAATCGGTCCCATGGCCACAACGGTATTTGGGCTGCCCTCTACGCTGGTGAGAGCCGGCGCATTCCCCAGTTGGCGGCGAATCAGGTTGGCAATGCGCAGGGCGTTTTCATCGTTGCGTTGGGCACCATTGGGAAGTGTGACTTGATTGTTCAGGGTCAGGAGAGGTTCTTTGTCGGCGTAGATGCGATAGTTCTGTTGCTGGGCATCCCAACGGACACGGATCAAGTTGGCATCAAAACCTTGTTCGTGAAGCTGATTGAGGCGAGCGGTGAGAATGGTTGCCTGTTGGGCTGCCTCTGAGAGGGTGGTTTGTTCTGGGATCCCGCTGCCATTGGCGGCAGCTACTTTGACTCCCTCTGGAGCGGCTACCCGTTGACCCAAGAAGGTGAGTACGGGAATCCCCCGCAAATAGACGGTTACGGCTTCGCGGCCTTGCTGTTGGTGACGATGGAGACTGGCGATCGCCCGCGTTGTTGTCGGGGTAGTGGATTGGCGTTCGCCAACTTTGGTAGCAACGACCGGCGAGGCTGGGGCTGAAACAGAGTCTGGGGCTGGTGTGGTCGTGGTTGCACGGCTACTGGAAAGCATTCCCAACACAGCCAAGGTGGTTGTTGTCAGACCCACATAAAGCGTTTTTTTCATAGGCGTCCGTTAAAAAGGGCATCCATACGGCTGGACAGTAGGGCACCAACATCACACAGGGGTTACCCCTACTGGTGCCGTGTTCGCTCTCATCGCGGAACTGTTTCAACCTACCACGAAGGCCTAGAATCAAGCATCAGGGGCATTTTGTTCGTGGCAAACATTTTGAAAAAGAATAAAAAAGCGCTGAAGGCGGTGAAACCTACGCAGACTGGCATATTGACGGAATTTACAGTTGATGAAAGAAAATAAGAAAGTTTTATAAATTTTTAACAAACCGTTTTTGATTTCTGAAGATTTTTGTGACTTAGATCACCGAAAATAAAAATTTTTCTAAAAAATA harbors:
- a CDS encoding septal ring lytic transglycosylase RlpA family protein is translated as MKKTLYVGLTTTTLAVLGMLSSSRATTTTPAPDSVSAPASPVVATKVGERQSTTPTTTRAIASLHRHQQQGREAVTVYLRGIPVLTFLGQRVAAPEGVKVAAANGSGIPEQTTLSEAAQQATILTARLNQLHEQGFDANLIRVRWDAQQQNYRIYADKEPLLTLNNQVTLPNGAQRNDENALRIANLIRRQLGNAPALTSVEGSPNTVVAMGPIRMQLTGLASWYGPGFHGARTANGERFDQNALTAAHRTLPFGTRVRVTNLQNGRSVVVRINDRGPFTGGREIDLSRGAAAAIGLIGAGVGPVRIDVLD